In Drosophila nasuta strain 15112-1781.00 chromosome 2R, ASM2355853v1, whole genome shotgun sequence, a single genomic region encodes these proteins:
- the LOC132785914 gene encoding golgin subfamily A member 3-like isoform X5, whose amino-acid sequence MDYYYSRRDVKITQLKNIELINNTKNVHKSTLEVRTTKAKQPHEQHEQKPEEKNQEEFMMGEGIEAESEVGAETETAVAATTWMGTLLSSSTPKTKKPTLREYRSKDNNSDTDSALSSAPSSISPQPPSSGADSGVMWQALQDLDKLQKEVEIYHKENERLHTELQLMKQELLNAENAVLSTSNNNKHINQLLQRIKDMEEQQLQLTDQSNELREQNELLEFRILELEDDKMDDNCKEHCQRLENLLRKRAQQLEDKDKRCLKQLLQCVQQLDLDAMAEQDGWQSSTKSERGVRHNNSRIVATVQPYTNSVSPSTPSTPNKQQRPCNIAWQSSSLSESGVFVECDSERETFPDREQIEPHHQEYQYPHPHLAYYQERLIQLEGKLLVYESSGDSQAKHLAERLQREVQLNKQVKDLIERVELLVEQNAQLDEAKCEFEEAENDTRLHLQHNEEELEILRQRNVELEFGKDALGAKYRDCRAECLILREDLCAAETQLEHLQGERQRTKQQLENLRRSLPLLLICHLLALARTKSSSMGNDQSIAAPAANRTTAGACKCNPCKKNPNKSSNAAQQGPSTSREVNYLKEEVKNLRTSLQELNTRHYEAMETADSHWVDLEREYKAREDAYRTKEVCLKQKINKLQDCLRDDSRAAAEKIQQLEESEHGLKTCLVRLSKEHRDLIETNRALEKDMESRAAQERQALDQVQPLTEELENEKRRSQALIDDLSFAKKLQQSMEEQLKAETDCLRQQIYDLKKELMHIEVTNGELKEEVGTLETKIAELQQQLKDCEEHACCLEDELRTKDEQIQRMERKLGTCPEGHSLADELYDSPEKRAKRDEINDLQAARQGLGCALRDLERRERELPTHKDFQTIACSVKQLADTILSAQKPEVSQCECEGAEAIPIPICETKRKQAEEDTKKEGEKIDQDADKKEAEEKQEEESEGEKEEGENKEDGEKKKDDNKDEQSKQDETKEESKEVPAEDTASDAKVPEDRISGGFSRRRQDANAGSLGLDISFISKQLKRQIAEVPTTLRRLVCGKMLVNSSVKKKTETLPKKRKYQKSDWTNNYRVRRRRRNCKRFVSRRIFRGRVRLCGASCRPIQLQTRRCKSLASFHSVASMHTAHSDKSGATTSRTQYVKIIDRQWEQPKFNGLAQTEPTSSQCQLVQVSPEMRDEELQTQWITHECGIQADNVGVDHRLLMLPSRTRAFLELLQSRLTDEADFDVNVFRCRVLQLWEGSEEFREHIELLQDLCTEHASKQASYDIFVGVLGCVRALKFILKPSNSPLLHQLEQSVNERLTSYHNQKVESEFYCTIYLPVERPNPLHLAQKEA is encoded by the exons atGGATTACTACTACTCCCGTAGAGATGTGAAG ATAACCCAACTCAAGAATATTGAGCTAATCAACAATACGAAGAATGTGCATAAATCAACGCTTGAAGTGCGTActacaaaagcaaagcaaccaCACGAACAACATGAACAAAAACCTGAGGAGAAAAATCAAGAAGAATTCATGATGGGAGAGGGAATAGAAGCAGAATCGGAGGTTGGAgctgaaacagaaacagctgtggcagcaacaacatggaTGGGAACACTGCTTAGCAGCAGCActccaaaaaccaaaaagccaACATTACGTGAATACAGATCGAAA GACAACAACTCAGACACGGATTCAGCGCTATCCTCGGCACCGTCGTCGATAAGTCCCCAGCCGCCGTCAAGTGGCGCGGACAGCGGAGTCATGTGGCAAGCA CTGCAGGATCTAGACAAGTTACAAAAGGAAGTAGAAATATATCACAAGGAAAATGAGCGTCTGCATACGGAGCTGCAGCTAATGAAACAGGAATTACTGAATGCAGAAAATGCCGTCTTATcgaccagcaacaacaacaaacatatcAATCAGCTTCTGCAGCGCATCAAGGACATGGAggaacagcaactgcagctgacCGACCAGTCAAATGAGCTGCGCGAACAAAATGAACTGCTTGAATTTCGTATACTCGAGCTGGAGGATGATAAG ATGGATGACAATTGTAAGGAGCATTGCCAACGTTTGGAAAATCTTCTCCGGAAACGTGCCCAGCAATTGGAGGATAAGGACAAGCGCTGCCTGAAACAGCTGCTGCAGTGCGTGCAGCAACTCGACCTGGATGCTATGGCTGAACAGGATGGTTGGCAATCATCG ACAAAATCGGAAAGAGGCGTGAGACACAACAACAGTCGGATCGTTGCCACTGTTCAGCCGTACACGAATAGTGTCTCACCCAGTACCCCATCTACGCCTAACAAGCAGCAGCGTCCTTGCAACATTGCGTGGCAGAGTAGTAGCCTCAGCGAGAGTGGCGTTTTCGTCGAGTGCGATTCGGAGAGGGAAACGTTTCCAGATAGGGAACAAATTGAGCCACATCACCAGGAATATCAATATCCACACCCTCACCTGGCTTACTATCAGGAGCGACTGATCCAACTGGAAGGCAAGTTGCTGGTCTATGAGAGCAGTGGCGATTCTCAGGCAAAGCATTTGGCCGAGCGCTTGCAACGTGAGGTGCAGCTAAATAAACAGGTCAAGGATCTGATTGAGCGTGTGGAGTTACTCGTCGAACAAAACGCACAATTGGACGAGGCCAAATGCGAATTTGAGGAGGCTGAAAACGATACTCGACTTCATCTGCAGCACAACGAAGAGGAGCTGGAAATTCTGCGCCAGCGGAACGTCGAGTTGGAATTTGGAAAGGACGCACTGGGCGCCAAGTATCGTGACTGTCGGGCCGAGTGTCTTATCTTGCGCGAAGATCTGTGTGCTGCCGAGACCCAATTGGAGCATCTGCAAGGAGAGCGACAACGCACCAAGCAGCAACTAGAAAACTTGCGTCGTTCATTACCTCTGTTGCTAATCTGTCATCTACTGGCGTTGGCCAGAACCAAATCAAGTAGCATGGGCAATGATCAGTCAATAGCTGCTCCCGCTGCTAATCGTACAACGGCTGGCGCCTGCAAGTGTAATCCTTGCAAGAAGAATCCAAACAAGTCGAGCAATGCAGCACAACAAGGACCCAGTACCTCACGCGAGGTGAATTATCTGAAGGAAGAGGTAAAAAATCTGCGCACATCACTCCAGGAGTTGAATACACGACACTATGAAGCCATGGAAACTGCTGACTCGCATTGGGTGGACTTGGAGCGAGAATATAAAGCGCGGGAGGATGCCTATCGAACCAAAGAGGTGTGTCTGAAGCAAAAAATTAACAAGCTGCAGGACTGCCTGCGGGATGATTCACGTGCTGCGGCTGAGAAGATTCAACAGCTGGAAGAGTCAGAGCATGGCCTTAAGACATGCTTGGTCCGCTTGAGTAAGGAGCATCGTGATCTCATCGAAACGAATCGCGCCTTGGAAAAGGATATGGAGAGTCGAGCGGCTCAGGAACGTCAGGCCCTGGATCAAGTGCAGCCCTTAACTGAGGAGCTGGAAAACGAAAAGCGGCGCAGTCAGGCGCTTATTGACGATCTCAGTTTCGCAAAGAAGCTGCAACAGAGCATGGAGGAGCAGCTGAAAGCGGAAACCGATTGCCTGCGTCAGCAAATTTATGATCTGAAAAAGGAACTCATGCACATTGAGGTGACCAATGGCGAGCTGAAGGAGGAGGTCGGCACACTAGAAACTAAAATCGCAgaattgcagcaacagctgaaGGATTGTGAGGAACACGCCTGCTGCTTAGAAGATGAGCTGCGCACCAAAGATGAGCAGATCCAGCGCATGGAGCGCAAACTGGGTACCTGTCCCGAGGGACACAGTCTGGCGGATGAGCTTTACGACAGCCCGGAGAAGCGGGCCAAGCGCGATGAGATCAATGATTTGCAGGCAGCGCGTCAGGGACTGGGCTGTGCCCTGCGTGACCTTGAG CGTCGTGAACGTGAGCTGCCCACACACAAGGACTTCCAGACCATAGCGTGTAGTGTTAAACAATTGGCGGATACAATTCTCTCTGCCCAGAAACCTGAGGTGAGTCAATGTGAATGCGAAGGAGCCGAAGCCATTCCCATTCCTATTTGTGAAACAAAGCGGAAGCAAGCGGAGGAAGATACTAAGAAAGAGGGGGAAAAGATAGATCAAGATGCTGATAAAAAGGAAGCGGAAGAAAAGCAGGAGGAAGAAAGCGAGGGAGAAAAGGAGGAGGGCGAAAATAAGGAAGACggggaaaaaaagaaagatgaCAACAAAGACGAGCAATCAAAGCAAGATGAAACAAAAGAAGAATCAAAAGAGGTACCAGCCGAAGATACAGCTTCAGATGCGAAAGTCCCAGAGGACCGAATTAGCGGCGGTTTTAGCCGTCGGAGACAAGACGCGAACGCGGGCAGTCTTGGTCTGGACATCAGCTTCATAAGCAAACAACTTAAGAGACAAATAGCTGAGGTGCCCACAACATTGCGGCGACTGGTTTGTGGTAAAATGTTGGTGAACAGCAGTGTCAAAAAGAAGACCGAGACTCTTCCGAAGAAGCGCAAGTATCAGAAATCGGACTGGACAAATAATTATCGTGTGCGCCGCAGGCGTCGGAATTGCAAACGCTTCGTCAGTCGCCGTATATTTCGCGGTCGTGTTCGCCTTTGCGGCGCCAGTTGTCGACCCATACAGTTGCAAACGCGTCGATGCAAATCGTTAGCGAGCTTCCATTCGGTGGCATCAATGCACACAGCGCATTCAGATAAGTCGGGAGCGACAACATCGCGAACACAATACGTAAAGATTATAGATCGGCAGTGGGAGCAACCTAAATTCAACGGATTGGCTCAAACGGAGCCGACGAGCTCTCAATGTCAATTAGTGCAAGTGTCGCCAGAGATGAGAGATGAAGAGCTGCAGACGCAGTGGATCACACACGAGTGCGGCATCCAGGCGGACAATGTGGGTGTAGACCACCGTCTGCTGATGCTGCCATCACGCACCCGGGCATTTCTCGAGCTGTTGCAGTCTAGGCTAACAGATGAAGCCGACTTTGACGTTAATGTTTTCCGATGTCGTGTGCTACAGCTGTGGGAAGGTAGCGAAGAGTTTCGGGAACACATTGAGCTTTTGCAGGATCTCTGCACGGAACATGCATCGAAACAGGCCAGCTATGATATATTCGTTGGCGTGTTGGGTTGTGTGCGCGCTCTTAAATTTATTCTTAAACCAAGCAATTCACCGCTGTTGCATCAACTTGAACAAAGTGTCAATGAGCGTCTGACTAGTTATCATAATCAAAAGGTCGAGTCGGAGTTCTATTGCACAATTTACTTGCCAGTCGAGCGCCCTAATCCGCTACATTTGGCCCAGAAGGAGGCTTGA
- the LOC132785914 gene encoding golgin subfamily A member 3-like isoform X7: MLALQDLDKLQKEVEIYHKENERLHTELQLMKQELLNAENAVLSTSNNNKHINQLLQRIKDMEEQQLQLTDQSNELREQNELLEFRILELEDDKMDDNCKEHCQRLENLLRKRAQQLEDKDKRCLKQLLQCVQQLDLDAMAEQDGWQSSTKSERGVRHNNSRIVATVQPYTNSVSPSTPSTPNKQQRPCNIAWQSSSLSESGVFVECDSERETFPDREQIEPHHQEYQYPHPHLAYYQERLIQLEGKLLVYESSGDSQAKHLAERLQREVQLNKQVKDLIERVELLVEQNAQLDEAKCEFEEAENDTRLHLQHNEEELEILRQRNVELEFGKDALGAKYRDCRAECLILREDLCAAETQLEHLQGERQRTKQQLENLRRSLPLLLICHLLALARTKSSSMGNDQSIAAPAANRTTAGACKCNPCKKNPNKSSNAAQQGPSTSREVNYLKEEVKNLRTSLQELNTRHYEAMETADSHWVDLEREYKAREDAYRTKEVCLKQKINKLQDCLRDDSRAAAEKIQQLEESEHGLKTCLVRLSKEHRDLIETNRALEKDMESRAAQERQALDQVQPLTEELENEKRRSQALIDDLSFAKKLQQSMEEQLKAETDCLRQQIYDLKKELMHIEVTNGELKEEVGTLETKIAELQQQLKDCEEHACCLEDELRTKDEQIQRMERKLGTCPEGHSLADELYDSPEKRAKRDEINDLQAARQGLGCALRDLERRERELPTHKDFQTIACSVKQLADTILSAQKPEVSQCECEGAEAIPIPICETKRKQAEEDTKKEGEKIDQDADKKEAEEKQEEESEGEKEEGENKEDGEKKKDDNKDEQSKQDETKEESKEVPAEDTASDAKVPEDRISGGFSRRRQDANAGSLGLDISFISKQLKRQIAEVPTTLRRLVCGKMLVNSSVKKKTETLPKKRKYQKSDWTNNYRVRRRRRNCKRFVSRRIFRGRVRLCGASCRPIQLQTRRCKSLASFHSVASMHTAHSDKSGATTSRTQYVKIIDRQWEQPKFNGLAQTEPTSSQCQLVQVSPEMRDEELQTQWITHECGIQADNVGVDHRLLMLPSRTRAFLELLQSRLTDEADFDVNVFRCRVLQLWEGSEEFREHIELLQDLCTEHASKQASYDIFVGVLGCVRALKFILKPSNSPLLHQLEQSVNERLTSYHNQKVESEFYCTIYLPVERPNPLHLAQKEA; this comes from the exons ATGTTAGCA CTGCAGGATCTAGACAAGTTACAAAAGGAAGTAGAAATATATCACAAGGAAAATGAGCGTCTGCATACGGAGCTGCAGCTAATGAAACAGGAATTACTGAATGCAGAAAATGCCGTCTTATcgaccagcaacaacaacaaacatatcAATCAGCTTCTGCAGCGCATCAAGGACATGGAggaacagcaactgcagctgacCGACCAGTCAAATGAGCTGCGCGAACAAAATGAACTGCTTGAATTTCGTATACTCGAGCTGGAGGATGATAAG ATGGATGACAATTGTAAGGAGCATTGCCAACGTTTGGAAAATCTTCTCCGGAAACGTGCCCAGCAATTGGAGGATAAGGACAAGCGCTGCCTGAAACAGCTGCTGCAGTGCGTGCAGCAACTCGACCTGGATGCTATGGCTGAACAGGATGGTTGGCAATCATCG ACAAAATCGGAAAGAGGCGTGAGACACAACAACAGTCGGATCGTTGCCACTGTTCAGCCGTACACGAATAGTGTCTCACCCAGTACCCCATCTACGCCTAACAAGCAGCAGCGTCCTTGCAACATTGCGTGGCAGAGTAGTAGCCTCAGCGAGAGTGGCGTTTTCGTCGAGTGCGATTCGGAGAGGGAAACGTTTCCAGATAGGGAACAAATTGAGCCACATCACCAGGAATATCAATATCCACACCCTCACCTGGCTTACTATCAGGAGCGACTGATCCAACTGGAAGGCAAGTTGCTGGTCTATGAGAGCAGTGGCGATTCTCAGGCAAAGCATTTGGCCGAGCGCTTGCAACGTGAGGTGCAGCTAAATAAACAGGTCAAGGATCTGATTGAGCGTGTGGAGTTACTCGTCGAACAAAACGCACAATTGGACGAGGCCAAATGCGAATTTGAGGAGGCTGAAAACGATACTCGACTTCATCTGCAGCACAACGAAGAGGAGCTGGAAATTCTGCGCCAGCGGAACGTCGAGTTGGAATTTGGAAAGGACGCACTGGGCGCCAAGTATCGTGACTGTCGGGCCGAGTGTCTTATCTTGCGCGAAGATCTGTGTGCTGCCGAGACCCAATTGGAGCATCTGCAAGGAGAGCGACAACGCACCAAGCAGCAACTAGAAAACTTGCGTCGTTCATTACCTCTGTTGCTAATCTGTCATCTACTGGCGTTGGCCAGAACCAAATCAAGTAGCATGGGCAATGATCAGTCAATAGCTGCTCCCGCTGCTAATCGTACAACGGCTGGCGCCTGCAAGTGTAATCCTTGCAAGAAGAATCCAAACAAGTCGAGCAATGCAGCACAACAAGGACCCAGTACCTCACGCGAGGTGAATTATCTGAAGGAAGAGGTAAAAAATCTGCGCACATCACTCCAGGAGTTGAATACACGACACTATGAAGCCATGGAAACTGCTGACTCGCATTGGGTGGACTTGGAGCGAGAATATAAAGCGCGGGAGGATGCCTATCGAACCAAAGAGGTGTGTCTGAAGCAAAAAATTAACAAGCTGCAGGACTGCCTGCGGGATGATTCACGTGCTGCGGCTGAGAAGATTCAACAGCTGGAAGAGTCAGAGCATGGCCTTAAGACATGCTTGGTCCGCTTGAGTAAGGAGCATCGTGATCTCATCGAAACGAATCGCGCCTTGGAAAAGGATATGGAGAGTCGAGCGGCTCAGGAACGTCAGGCCCTGGATCAAGTGCAGCCCTTAACTGAGGAGCTGGAAAACGAAAAGCGGCGCAGTCAGGCGCTTATTGACGATCTCAGTTTCGCAAAGAAGCTGCAACAGAGCATGGAGGAGCAGCTGAAAGCGGAAACCGATTGCCTGCGTCAGCAAATTTATGATCTGAAAAAGGAACTCATGCACATTGAGGTGACCAATGGCGAGCTGAAGGAGGAGGTCGGCACACTAGAAACTAAAATCGCAgaattgcagcaacagctgaaGGATTGTGAGGAACACGCCTGCTGCTTAGAAGATGAGCTGCGCACCAAAGATGAGCAGATCCAGCGCATGGAGCGCAAACTGGGTACCTGTCCCGAGGGACACAGTCTGGCGGATGAGCTTTACGACAGCCCGGAGAAGCGGGCCAAGCGCGATGAGATCAATGATTTGCAGGCAGCGCGTCAGGGACTGGGCTGTGCCCTGCGTGACCTTGAG CGTCGTGAACGTGAGCTGCCCACACACAAGGACTTCCAGACCATAGCGTGTAGTGTTAAACAATTGGCGGATACAATTCTCTCTGCCCAGAAACCTGAGGTGAGTCAATGTGAATGCGAAGGAGCCGAAGCCATTCCCATTCCTATTTGTGAAACAAAGCGGAAGCAAGCGGAGGAAGATACTAAGAAAGAGGGGGAAAAGATAGATCAAGATGCTGATAAAAAGGAAGCGGAAGAAAAGCAGGAGGAAGAAAGCGAGGGAGAAAAGGAGGAGGGCGAAAATAAGGAAGACggggaaaaaaagaaagatgaCAACAAAGACGAGCAATCAAAGCAAGATGAAACAAAAGAAGAATCAAAAGAGGTACCAGCCGAAGATACAGCTTCAGATGCGAAAGTCCCAGAGGACCGAATTAGCGGCGGTTTTAGCCGTCGGAGACAAGACGCGAACGCGGGCAGTCTTGGTCTGGACATCAGCTTCATAAGCAAACAACTTAAGAGACAAATAGCTGAGGTGCCCACAACATTGCGGCGACTGGTTTGTGGTAAAATGTTGGTGAACAGCAGTGTCAAAAAGAAGACCGAGACTCTTCCGAAGAAGCGCAAGTATCAGAAATCGGACTGGACAAATAATTATCGTGTGCGCCGCAGGCGTCGGAATTGCAAACGCTTCGTCAGTCGCCGTATATTTCGCGGTCGTGTTCGCCTTTGCGGCGCCAGTTGTCGACCCATACAGTTGCAAACGCGTCGATGCAAATCGTTAGCGAGCTTCCATTCGGTGGCATCAATGCACACAGCGCATTCAGATAAGTCGGGAGCGACAACATCGCGAACACAATACGTAAAGATTATAGATCGGCAGTGGGAGCAACCTAAATTCAACGGATTGGCTCAAACGGAGCCGACGAGCTCTCAATGTCAATTAGTGCAAGTGTCGCCAGAGATGAGAGATGAAGAGCTGCAGACGCAGTGGATCACACACGAGTGCGGCATCCAGGCGGACAATGTGGGTGTAGACCACCGTCTGCTGATGCTGCCATCACGCACCCGGGCATTTCTCGAGCTGTTGCAGTCTAGGCTAACAGATGAAGCCGACTTTGACGTTAATGTTTTCCGATGTCGTGTGCTACAGCTGTGGGAAGGTAGCGAAGAGTTTCGGGAACACATTGAGCTTTTGCAGGATCTCTGCACGGAACATGCATCGAAACAGGCCAGCTATGATATATTCGTTGGCGTGTTGGGTTGTGTGCGCGCTCTTAAATTTATTCTTAAACCAAGCAATTCACCGCTGTTGCATCAACTTGAACAAAGTGTCAATGAGCGTCTGACTAGTTATCATAATCAAAAGGTCGAGTCGGAGTTCTATTGCACAATTTACTTGCCAGTCGAGCGCCCTAATCCGCTACATTTGGCCCAGAAGGAGGCTTGA